TGGGCACGCTCCTGTTCGGAGTCCTGCACACGATGGTGATGCTTTTGCTGATCGTTACCGCGGTCGCGGCGCTCGCCTTCTGGCCGGAGAGGCGGCCGTTCAGGGGACGGCGGGGCCGCTGACGTGCGCAACGCGAAAAGGCGCAGCCGGATGCGACCGCGCCCTCGTCGAACCGGGAAGGGAAGCCTCCCTGCTACAGCCCCCAGCGCAGCACGAGCGGATCGAGGCGGCGGGCGATCTCGATGAGGCCCTTGCGGGTTTCGGGATGAAGCGGCTGGAGCGGATGGCGCACGAAGTCCGACCGGATCACGCCGCCTTCCTTCATCAGCGCCTTGGCGGCGGAGAGGCCGCACTGGCGGTTCTCGTAGTTGATCAGAGGCAGCCAGCGCTCATAGGCCACGAGGGCTCCCTCGCGGTTGCCGGCAAAGTAAGGATCGATGATCTGGCGGATGCCGTCGGGAAAGCCCCCGCCCGTCATCGCGCCGGTCGCGCCCGCATCGAGGTCGGCCATCAGGGTGATCGCCTCCTCGCCGTCCCAGGGGCCTTCGATGGCGTCGCCGCCGAGCGCGATGAGCTCGCGCAGCTTGCCGGCGGTGCCGGCGACCTCGATCTTGAAATAGGACACCTGGGCGATCTCGCGCGCCATCCGGGCCAGGAAGGCCGGCGACAGGGCGGTTCCGGCCATGGGTGCGTCCTGGATCATGATCGGAATGCTGATCGCATCCGACACCCGGCGGAAGAACTCGTAGATGCCGGCTTCCGCGACGCGCAGCGTCGCCCCGAAGAAGGGCGGCATGATCATCACCATCGCGGCGCCAGCCTCCTGCGCCCGCTTCGAGCGCTCGGCGCAGATATCGGTCGAAAAATGGCTCGTCGTGACGATGACGGGCACACGGCCCGCCACATGGTCGAGCACCGTGCGCATGACGGTCTCGCGCTCGGAATCGGTAAGCAGGAACTGCTCCGAGAAATTGGCCAGGATGCAGAGACCATCCGAGCCCGCATCGATCATGAAATCGATGGCCCGTTTCTGCCCCTCGAGATCGACCTGGCCGTTATCGGCGAAGATGGTCGGGACGACCGGATACACGCCACGATAGGGACGGATTGAAGACCTGCCGAGCGAAGACATTTTCTCTCCCTGCTGAACTGCTTGATTAAGTTAGCGATTAATGGTTGTCGCGCGGAACGGGCGCTCCGGTTTTTCCGACCAGGAAATCGAGGTCGGCCCCTTGGTCCGCCTGCATGACGTGATCGACATACATCTTCACATAGCCGCGGGAAGCATGGGCCGCCGGGGGCGTCCAGGCCGCGCGCCGGCGCTCCAGTTCCGCCGCCTCCACATGAAGATGCAGGCTGCGCGCCGCGACGTCGAGCGTGATCAGATCCCCGTTCTGCACCAGCGCCAGCGGACCGCCGGCGGCCGCTTCCGGGGCCACGTGCAGAACCACCGTGCCGTACGCCGTGCCCGACATGCGCGCATCCGAGATCCGGATCATGTCGCGCACGCCCTTCCTGAGCAGCTTCTGCGGCAGCGGCATGTTGCCGACCTCGGCCATCCCGGGATAGCCCTTCGGGCCGCAGTTCTTCAGCACCATGACGCAGCTCTCGTCGATGTCGAGGCTGTCGTCGTCGATCCGCTCGTGCAGCTCCTCGATGGTCTCGAAGACCACGGCCCGGCCGGTATGCTGCATCAGCCCGGGCGAGGCCGCGGACGGCTTGATGACGGCGCCATCGGGCGCAAGATTGCCGCGCAGGATCGCGATGCCGGCATCCGGCTTGAACGGCTGCTCGAACGGGGTGATCACCTCCCGGTTCCAGCAGGGCGCGTCCTTGACGTTGTCCCAGAGCGGCTTGCCGTTGACGGTCGGCGCCTCCTTGTGCAGCAGACCGCGCTCGCCGAGGCTCCGCAGCACCACCGGCAGGCCGCCCGCGTAGTAGAAATCCTCCATCAGGAAGCGGCCCGACGGCATCAGGTCGACGAGGCAGTGGATGTCGCGGCCGAGCCGGTCGAAATCGTCCAGCGTCAGGTCGATCCCGGCCCGTCCGGCGATCGCCAGCAGATGCACGACGGCGTTGGTCGAGCCGCCGATGGCGGCCAGGGTGCGGATGGCGTTCTCGAAGGCCGGGCGGGTCAGGATCTGCGAGAGAACCAGATCCTCCTGCACCATTTCGACGATGCGCCGGCCCGCCCGGCGGGCGAGGTGGTTGCGGCGGGCATCGGCGGCCGGAATGGCGGCATTCTCCGGCAGGCCGACCCCGAGCGCCTCGACCATCGCGGCCATGGTCGAGCCGGTGCCCATGGTCATGCAATGCCCGGCCGAGCGGTTCATGCCGCCTTCGGCCTCGTGGAACTCCTGGAGGCTGACTTCGCCGGCGCGCAGCTGCTCGCTCATCGAGATGATGTTGGTGCCCGAGCCGATATAGGTGCCGCGATAGACGCCGCGCAGCTGCGGCCCGCCCGAGACGCCGATGGTCGGCAGGTCGGCGGAGGCCGCGCCCATCAGCAGGGCCGGGGTGGTCTTGTCGCAGCCCATGAGCAGGACCACGCCGTCGAGCGGGTGGGCCCGCAGGGCCTCTTCCACGTCCATCGCGGCGAGGTTGCGAAACAGCATGGCGGTCGGCCGCATGGTGACCTCGCCGAGCGACGAGACCGGAAACTCGAGCGGGAAGCCGCCGGCATCCAGCACCCCGTATCGCACGTGCTCGGCCAGCGTGCGGAAATGGGCGTTGCACGGCGTCAGTTCGGACCAGGTGTTGCAGATCCCGATCACCGGGCGGCCTTCGAACTGATCCTGCGGGAACCCGCTGTTCTTCAGGAACGAGCGATAATAGAAGCCCATCTTGTCCTGGCGGCCGAACCAGGCCTGGCTGCGCAGCTGGCGTTTTTCGTCGTCGTTCATGTCGTGTCGCCTTAACAAATCGCGGCAGCGGCCCAGGGAAAATGATGAAATACGACTATCGTCGGATGGCTGGCACTGTCACTGCATATAATATGATAAATACGCGGCTGTTAAGGCTGCTAAAGTCTAAAATCATACAAAGCAGTGGGAGAAACGCATGAAGGCTCGTCATCTTCTGACGACAATCGGCATGGCTACGCTGATGTTGTCGTCGGGTGTCGCTTACGCCCAGAGCAAAATGACCGTGGGCTTTTCTCAGGTTGGATCGGAATCCGGCTGGCGGGCCGCGGAGACGAAGGTCTCCAAGTCCGAGGCCGACAAGCGCGGCGTCGACCTGCGCATTTCCGATGCCCAGCAGAAGCAAGAAAATCAGATCCGCGCCGTCCGTTCCTTTATCGCTCAAGGAGTCGATGCCATCCTTCTGGCTCCGGTCGTCGCCACCGGCTGGGACGCCGTTCTCAAGGAGGCCAAGGAGGCGAAGATCCCGGTAGTTCTGCTCGACCGCTCCATCGAGACCAAGGACGATTCCCTCTATCTCACGGCCGTGACCTCCGACACCGTCTATGAGGGAAAAGTAGCCGGCGAGTGGCTCGCCAAGGAAACCGGCGGAAAGTGCAACGTCGTCGAACTGCAGGGCACCGTCGGTTCCAGCCCGGCGATCAACCGCAAGAAGGGCTTCGACGAGGTCGTGGCCGCCAATCCCGGCATGAAGATCATCCGCACCCAGTCCGGCGACTTCACCCGCACGAAGGGCAAGGAAGTCATGGAAAGCTTCATCAAGGCCGAAGGCGGCGGGAAGAACATCTGCGCCGTCTATGCTCATAACGACGACATGGCCATCGGGGCGATCCAGGCCATCAAGGAGGCTGGCCTGAAGCCGGGCAAGGACATCAAGGTCGTCTCTATCGATGGCGTGCCGGACATCTTCAAGGCGATGGGCGACGGCGAGGCGAACGTGACGGTTGAGCTCACCCCCAACATGGCGGGCCCGGCGCTCGATGCTCTGATCGCGTACAAGAAGGATGGCACCGCGCCGAAGAAATGGATTCAGACCGAATCCAAGGTCTTCACGCCCGAGACGGCCAAGGCCGAGTACGAGAAGCGCAAGGATCTGTACTGAGCTTTCGACCACGGTGGCGGCAGGCGCGACGGCGCCTGTTGCCTCACAGGTTTCGCCGGAGACGGCGACGTCGCGGTGAGCGGGCAAGGCGGCATGCAGGCAATGAACGATCGGCCCGGTCTCCTTGAGATCAGCGGCCTCACAAAGGGATTTCCCGGGGTTCAGGCTCTCGATCGCGTGGATTTCACGCTGCGTGCGGGCGAGATCCACGGCCTTCTAGGCGAGAACGGCGCCGGCAAGTCGACCCTGATCAAGGTACTGACCGGGGTCTTCAGGCGCGATGCGGGAAGCATCCGCCTCGATGGCCGCGACATCGACGCGAGGGACCCCGCGGATGCCCTCTCGCTCGGGATCGGAACCGTCTACCAGGAGGTCAATCTCCTCCCTAATCTCTCCGTGGCGGAAAACCTCTTCATCGGTCGGCAGCCGCATCGTTTCGGCCTCGTCAGGACCGGCGAGATGCGCCGGCGCTCGGCCGAACTCCTCTCGACCTACGGCCTCGACATCAACGTGGCCGACCCGTTGGGCAGCTTTTCCGTCGCCGTTCAGCAGATCGTCGCGATCGCCCGTGCCGTCGATCTCTCCGCCAAGGTGCTGATCCTGGACGAGCCGACCGCCAGCCTCGACGCCCAGGAGGTCGGAACGCTCTTCGGTATTCTCCGCGACCTGAAGGCGCGCGGCATCGGGATCGTCTTCGTGACCCACTTTCTCGACCAGGTCTATGCTGTGTGCGACCGGATCACCGTTCTCCGCAACGGGCGGCTTGTCGGCTCCCGTCACATGGCGGAACTGCCGCGCATCGAGCTCGTCTCGATGATGCTGGGCCGCGAACTCGCGGCGGAAGCCCTCCACCGCAACCAGCGGTCCTCCGTCACCGGCGCTCCCCTCGTGGCGTTCGAGAATTACGGCCGACGCCGCCTCCTCGAACCGTTCGATCTGGCCGTTCGCTCGGGCGAGGTCGTCGGGCTCGCGGGCCTCCTCGGATCGGGCCGTACCGAAACGGCGAAGCTCGTTTTCGGAATCGAGAGGGCGGACAGCGGACAGGCTTATGTCGACGGCAAGCCCGTGCGAATCGCATCGGCCCGGGATGCGTCCCGGCTACGCTTCGGCTTCACCCCAGAGGACCGCAAGACGGAGGGCATCGTCGCGGAACTGTCGATCCGGGAGAACATCATCCTGGCCCTTCAGGCACAGCGTGGCTGGTTGCATAAGCTTCCCAGGCGCAAGCAGGATGAGATCGCAAACCGCTTCATCAGGCTGCTCGACATCCGCACTTCCGATGCGGAGAAGCCGATCGGCCTTCTCTCGGGCGGCAACCAGCAGAAGGCGCTGCTGGCGCGCTGGCTTGCGACCGAGCCGCGCTTTCTCATCCTCGACGAGCCGACCCGCGGCATCGATGTGGGCGCCCATGCCGAGATCATCCGCCTGATCGAACGCCTTTGCGAGGATGGCCTTGCCCTGCTCGTCATCTCGTCCGAGCTGGAGGAGATCGCGTCCTACAGTGACCGCGTCGTCGTGCTCCGCGACCGGAAACACGTGCGCGAGCTTTCGGGCGGCGATGTGAATGCCGATACCATCATGACGACGATCGCGAGCCACCAATGAGCAGCGTCATGCAGGCCGTCGCCCCTCGATCGCTTCCCAAGGGCTTGCCGCAGATCGCGGCGCTCGCGGTCGTTCTTCTCGTCAATTGGCTGGTGTTCCGCGACTTCTTCGCCCTTCGCCTCCAGGACGGGCGCCTCTTCGGCAGCCTGATCGACGTGCTCAACCGCGGTGCCCCGGTCGCGATCTTGGCGCTCGGGATGACCCTCGTCATTGCGACCCGCGGCATCGATCTCTCGGTCGGCGCGGTGATGGCCATTGCCGGAGCCATGGCCGCCACCCTGACGGCGCAGGGCTACCCGCTTCCCATGGCGCTGGCGGCGGCCGTCGGCATCGGGTTGGCTTGCGGCCTCTGGAACGGAATCCTCGTGGCGGTTCTCGAAATCCAGCCCTTCGTCGCGACCCTCATTCTCATGGTGGCGGGGCGCGGCTTCGCGCAGCTCATCACCGAAGGGAAGATCATCACCTTCGTCAGTGAAGGCTTCGCCGCGATCGGCAGCGGCTCCTTCCTGATGCTGCCGATGCCTGTCGTCATCGCGCTCGCGATGCTGCTCGTCACCCATCTCGTCGTCCGCTGGACTGCTTTGGGCCTGTTCATCGAAGCCATCGGCGCGAATCTGCGCTCGAGCGCCTATGCGGGCATCGGCACGAAGGCCGTCATCATCGCGGTCTATATGTGGTGCGGCCTGTGCGCGGCCATCGCGGGCCTCATCGTCACGGCGGACATCCGCGGCGCGGATGCCAACAATGCGGGTCTCTGGCTGGAGCTCGACGCCATCCTGGCGGTGGTCATCGGCGGAACGTCGCTCTTCGGCGGTCGGTTCAGCCTGGGCCTGTCGGTCGTGGGGGCGCTCATCATTCAGGCCATGAACACGGGCATTCTACTCAGCGGCTATCCGCCGGAATACAACCTGATCGTGAAGGCCTTCGTCGTGCTGGCGGTTCTGCTGGCGCAGTCGCCCGTCCTTGCGGCCTTCCGGGCAATCTGGAGAAGGGGTAAGGCATGATGCGCCGTCACCTGCCGGTTCTGATCACTTTGGCGGTGTTCGTCGCAGGCTACCTGATCTGCCTCGCGCAGTTCCCGAGCTTCGCCTCGACCCGCGTCATCGGCAATCTGCTCACCGACAACGCCTTCCTGGGCATCGTCGCGGTCGGAATGACCTTCGTCATTCTCTCGGGCGGGATCGACCTCTCGGTCGGCTCCGTCATCGCGTTCACGGGCGTCTTCCTCGCTGTGGCGATCGAGCGTTACGGCATCAACCCCTATCTGGCCTTCGGTCTGATCCTCGGGATCGCGGCTCTGTTCGGCGCCGGCATGGGCGTGCTGATCCATGCTTTCCAGCTTCCGGCCTTCATCGTCACGCTGGCCGGGATGTTCCTGGCGCGCGGCATGTGCTTCGTGCTTACGACGGATTCCATTCCGATCGATGCCCCGGCCTATGGCCAGATCACGGATATCGCGTTTCATCTTCCGGGAGGAGGGCGCCTGACCTTCATCCCGATGGCCATGCTCCTGGTCTTCGCAGCCGGCATCGTGCTGGCGCATTTCACGCGCTTCGGGGCGAATGTCTACGCTCTCGGCGGCAACCGGACGTCGGCACAGCTGATGGGTGTTCCGGTGGGGAAGACCACGGTCAGGATCTATATGCTGTCGAGTTTTCTGGCGGCCTTGGCGGGAATTGTCTTTTCTTTCTACACCTCTGCGGGCTATTCCCTCGCAGCAACCGGGGTCGAGCTCGACACGATCGCGGCCGTCGTCATCGGCGGCACGCTTCTGACGGGAGGCTCCGGGACAATCATCGGCACGCTGGTCGGGGTGCTCATCCAGGGATTGATCCAAACCTACATCACCTTCGAGGGAACCTTGAGTTCCTGGTGGACGAAGATCGCGATCGGGGCCCTCCTGTTCGCCTTCATCGTCCTTCAGCGGGGGCTGTCGGCGGCATCCATCCGGGCAAGGTAGGGGTAAGGCAGCTCATGGTTTTGGCAAACGATCTGCAGAAGCCCGCGAGAACGCGATCCGCCCACGATCTCGTGGCGCACGGCATCGGCCAGAACATCATGAGAGGGCGTTTTCCCGTCGGCAGCATCCTGCCGGGCGACGCCGAGCTGATGGAGCTGTTCGGCGTCTCGCGGACGGCCCTCCGCGAGGCCCTGAAGACCCTTGCGGCGAAAGGGCTCATCGAGTCCAAGACCAAGGTCGGCACGAAGGTCCTGGACCGGAACAACTGGAACATGTTCGATGCCGATATCCTCGAATGGCACCTCGAACTCGGGGTCGACGCGAAGTTTCTCGGGTGGCTTTTCGAGATCCGCCAGACGCTCGAGCCCTTCGCCTGCGCCACCGCGGCGCTGCGACGGAGCCTCAAGCAACTCGAGCACATGCGCAGCGCCCTTCAGGCGATGTATGGCTGCGCGACCAACCGGCAGGGCTTCACCAAGGCCGATCTCGCCTTTCATCAGGCCATCCTGGAGGCCTCCGGCAACCCGTTCCTGCAATCCATCGGCTCCGTCATCGGCGCGGCGCTTGCGACGTCCTTCACGATCAGCTCGCCCGTATCGAGCGATGACAGCTTCCGGAAGGTCATGGAGCAGCATCAGTCCGTCTTCGATGCGATCGAGCGGCAGGCCCCCCTGGCAGCCAGCCAGGCCATGTCCGCCCTGATCATGCAGGCTGCCGAGCGCATCCGGATCAAGCACGGACAAGACGCTCTCACGTGCATCGAAACCCACGCCTTTTCAAGCGATTAGACGAACTCCATCCCCCAGGGCCGGGCCGGACGCGATCAGCTCCAGGCCCTTCTCTATGGAAAATTGTATTATAGTATTATTGGGCGATTGAGCGCGTGACTTTCACGGGCAAATCGCCTGATATGCGATCCTCAAGGGCTCCTGCAGAAGAGCCCGCTCAGGATGCCGGCGCTTGGACGATCCTCTCCGGATGAGGGCGGCCCAGGCCGCCTAGGCCCGCCGTATCGGAACTCTAGATATGAGCCGGCACAACCATGGACCGCCCGGCTCGGCCATAGGATCATAAGGGAGAACGACCTTGAGGACTTTCACGACTGCAATCGCAGCGTTGGCGATCGGAGCTGCGGGCCTTCTCAACCCGGCTCTGGCGCAGGATAAGGGCACCGTGGGCGTGGCCATGCCGACGAAATCGTCCGCGCGCTGGATTGACGACGGCAACAACATGGTCAAGGCGCTGAAGGAGAAGGGCTACAATGTCGACCTTCAATACGCCGAAGACGACATTCCGAACCAGCTCGCCCAGATCGAGAACATGATCACCAAAGGCGCCAAGGCGCTGGTGATCGCCTCCATCGACGGCACCACCCTGTCGGACGCTCTGCAGCAGGCCGCCGACAAGGGGATCAAGGTCATCGCCTATGATCGCCTCATCCGCAATTCGAAGAATGTCGACTACTATACGACGTTCGACAACTTCCAGGTCGGCGTTCTGCAGGGCGGCTACATCGAGAAGGCTCTGGGCCTCAAGGACGGGAAAGGTCCGTTCAACATCGAGCTCTTCGGCGGCTCGCCCGACGACAACAACGCCTACTTCTTCTACAACGGCGCTATGTCGGTGCTCGAGCCCTACATCAAGAGCGGCAAGCTCAAGGTGCAGAGCGGTCAGATGGGCATGGACAAGGTCTCGACCCTGCGCTGGGACGGCGCCGTCGCCCAGGCGCGCATGGATAACCTGCTCTCCGCCTACTACACCGACAAGCGCGTGGATGCGGTGCTCTCACCTTATGACGGCCTGAGCATCGGCATCATCTCCTCGCTGAAGGGCGTCGGCTACGGTTCCGCCCAGCAACCCATGCCGATCATCACCGGCCAGGATGCCGAAGTGCCTTCGGTGAAGTCGATCCTCGCGAAGGAGCAGACCCAGACGGTCTTCAAGGATACCCGCGAGCTCGCCAAGGTCACGGCCAACATGGTCGATGCCGTTCTGTCGGGCAAGCAGCCGGACGTGAACGACACCAAGACCTACGAGAACGGCGTGAAGGTCGTTCCGGCCTACCTGCTGAAGCCGGTCAGCGTCGATGCCTCGAACTGGAAGGAAGTTCTGGTCGGCAGCGGTTACTACAAGGAAGACCAGTTCAAGTAAGGCTTGAACGGGTGAGGGACCCTGCGCCGTTGCGCAGGGTCCTTGCTCATTTCTGAAAGGCTCCGCGCCTTGTCCTCGAGTTGCCTGAGGTGTGAGCGATGAACGCGATCCTTGAGATGCGGGGGATCACCAAGACGTTTCCGGGCGTGAAGGCGCTGGACGACGTCAACATCACGGTGAAATCCGGCGAGATCCATGCGCTGGTCGGCGAGAACGGTGCCGGAAAGTCGACGCTGATGAAGGTCCTGAGCGGCGTCTATCCGCACGGCTCCTATTCCGGGCAGATCGTCTACGAGGGGCAGGAGCGTCGTTTCAAAGGCATCGCCGACAGCGAAGAGCTCGGCATCATCATCATCCACCAGGAGCTGGCCCTCGTGCCGCTTCTGTCGATTGCGGAAAACATCTTTCTCGGCAACGAGCAGGCGACATACGGGGTCATCGACTGGTCGGCGGTTTTCGCCCGCACGAAGGAGCTGCTCAAGGTCGTGGGCCTCGACGAGGCGCCCGATACCCTGGTGACCAATATCGGCGTCGGCAAGCAGCAGCTCGTGGAAATCGCCAAGGCCCTTTCCAAAAGGGTCAAGCTGCTCATCCTGGACGAGCCTACGGCGAGCTTGAACGAGAAGGACAGCGACGCGCTCTTGAACCTGCTCCTGCAGTTCAAGGCGCAGGGCATTTCCTCGATCCTGATCTCGCACAAACTCAACGAGATATCGAAGGTCGCCGATTCCATCACCGTGCTCCGTGACGGCGGCACGGTCGAAACCCTGGATTGCAAGGCGGAGGCGATCAGCGAGGACCGGATCATCCGCGGCATGGTCGGGCGGACCATGGCCGACCGCTACCCGAAGCGGCAGGCGGATGTCGGAGAGACGATCTTCCAGGTCGAGAACTGGTCGGCCTACCATCCCCTTCATTCGAACGTGCAGGTGGTCAAGAACGTCAACCTGAGCATCCGGCGCGGCGAGATCGTCGGCATCGCAGGCCTGATGGGCGCGGGCCGGACGGAATTCGCCATGAGCCTCTTCGGCCGCAGCTACGGTCAGAACGTGTCCGGCCGGGTTCTCTTACGCGGCAAGGAGATCGATGTCGGCACGGTCGAGAAAGCCGTTGCGAACGGGATCGCCTACGCCACGGAGGACCGGAAAACCTACGGCCTCGTTCTCGAAGAGGATATCCGCAAGAACATCACATTGGCGAATCTCGAAGGGGTATCGAGCAGGCTCGTCATCGACGACATCAGGGAGCTTGCCGTCGCCAACGACTACCGGGCGAGGATGCGGATCCGCTCCGCCAACGTCTTCCAGGAAGCGGTGAACCTGTCGGGCGGCAACCAGCAGAAGGTCGTCCTGAGCAAGTGGCTCTTCTCCGACCCGGAGATCCTCATCCTGGACGAACCGACCCGTGGAATCGACGTGGGCGCCAAGTATGAGATCTATACGATCATCAACGGGCTGGCCGAGGCCGGCAAGGGCGTCCTGCTGATCTCGTCCGAGATGCCGGAGCTGCTCGGCATGTGCGATCGGATCTACGTGATGAACGAGGGGGCGATCATCGCGGAGCTCGATGTCGCCGAGGCCTCACAGGAAAAAATCATGCATGCTATCGTCAAGTCGGGGAGGCGCTGAGATGGATACGAGAACCGCCGACGAGCTTCACGTGTCCCAGCCGACGTCTTGGCTGGACTTCGTCAAATCCCACTTCCGAGACTACGGAATGCTGCTGTCGCTCCTGGCGATCATGCTGTTCTTCCAGGTCGTGACCGATGGCACCCTGTTGCGCCCGCTCAATCTCACGAACCTGGTTCTGCAGAACAGCTACATCGTCATCATGGCGCTCGGCATGCTGCTCGTCATCGTGGCAGGCCATATCGACCTCTCGGTCGGCTCCATCGTCGGATTCGTCGGCGGCCTGGCCGCGATCATGATGGTCCGGTGGGGCATCGATCCCGTCACGACGACGATCGCATGCCTTGCCGTCGGCGGCCTGATCGGCGCGGCCCAGGGCTACTGGGTGGCCTATTTCAAGGTACCGTCCTTCATCGTGACCCTTGCGGGCATGCTCGTTTTCAAAGGGCTGACGCTGGCCCTTCTCGGCGGCATGTCGGTCGGACCGTTTCCGGTCGTGTTCCAGCGTCTCAGTTCCGGCTTCATTCCCGACGTCTTCGGCGGGGAGGGGTTCAACTACACCGCCCTGTTCCTCGGCGTGGCAAGCGTCGCGGCCTTGGTTTACTTCAGCGCCCGCAGCCGTGCGAACCAGCTCAAACACAATGTGGGGACTGCGCCCTTCGGCCTTTTCGTCTTCAAGAACGCTCTCCTGGCGGTCCTCGTCGTCGCGTTTTGCTATCTGCTGGCGACCTACCGGGGCCTGCCCAACGTTCTCGTCATCATGGCGGTGCTGATCGCGCTCTATGCCTTCGTGACCAACCGCACGACGATCGGCCGGCGCATCTACGCTCTGGGCGGCAACGAGAAGGCGGCTAAACTCTCGGGCATCAAGACCGAGCGGCTGACGTTTCTCACTTTCGTGAACATGGGGGTGCTCGCGGGGCTCGCGGGCCTCATCTTCGCCGCGCGTCTCAACACGGCGACCCCGAAGGCCGGTCTCGGCTTCGAGCTCGATGTCATCGCGGCCGTTTTCATCGGCGGCGCATCGGCGACGGGCGGCGTCGGAAAGGTCACCGGGGCCGTCATCGGCGCCTTCGTCATGGGCGTCATGAACAACGGCATGTCGATTCTCGGAATCGGGATCGACTATCAGCAGGTCATCAAGGGCCTGGTGCTGCTCGCAGCCGTGTCCCTCGACGTCTACAATCGGAAGAAGTAACACAAGGCCACGCTCCATAGCGGGACATATTAGGCTTAGACCGGGCGGCCTTGCCGTCTTGCCTTTCAGGAGGGAAGGGCGCATCTGGGCCTGCACAGGGAACGGAGAATGCAAATGACGAAGAATTACATTGCGGGCGAATGGGTTGGGGCGTCCGAGGCCTCCCCGAACCTCAACCCGTCCAACACCCAGGACGTGATCGGCGAGTTCGCCCGCGCCTCGGCCGCCGAGGCGCAGGCCGCCATCGATGCCGCCTACGAGGCGTTCCCGGCCTGGGCGCATTCCTCCATCCAGACCCGCCACGACCTCCTCAAGGCGGTCGGCGACGAGATCCTGGCCCGCAAGGACGAGCTCGGCCGCCTGCTCTCGCGCGAGGAGGGCAAGACCCTGCCCGAGGGCATCGGCGAGGTCGCCCGCGCCGGCCAGATCTTCCAGTTCTTCGCCGGCGAAACCTTGCGCATGGCCGGCGACAAGCTGGCCTCCGTGCGCCCGGCCGTCGACGTCGAGATC
This window of the Microvirga sp. TS319 genome carries:
- the chvE gene encoding multiple monosaccharide ABC transporter substrate-binding protein, with protein sequence MAALAIGAAGLLNPALAQDKGTVGVAMPTKSSARWIDDGNNMVKALKEKGYNVDLQYAEDDIPNQLAQIENMITKGAKALVIASIDGTTLSDALQQAADKGIKVIAYDRLIRNSKNVDYYTTFDNFQVGVLQGGYIEKALGLKDGKGPFNIELFGGSPDDNNAYFFYNGAMSVLEPYIKSGKLKVQSGQMGMDKVSTLRWDGAVAQARMDNLLSAYYTDKRVDAVLSPYDGLSIGIISSLKGVGYGSAQQPMPIITGQDAEVPSVKSILAKEQTQTVFKDTRELAKVTANMVDAVLSGKQPDVNDTKTYENGVKVVPAYLLKPVSVDASNWKEVLVGSGYYKEDQFK
- the mmsB gene encoding multiple monosaccharide ABC transporter permease, with the translated sequence MDTRTADELHVSQPTSWLDFVKSHFRDYGMLLSLLAIMLFFQVVTDGTLLRPLNLTNLVLQNSYIVIMALGMLLVIVAGHIDLSVGSIVGFVGGLAAIMMVRWGIDPVTTTIACLAVGGLIGAAQGYWVAYFKVPSFIVTLAGMLVFKGLTLALLGGMSVGPFPVVFQRLSSGFIPDVFGGEGFNYTALFLGVASVAALVYFSARSRANQLKHNVGTAPFGLFVFKNALLAVLVVAFCYLLATYRGLPNVLVIMAVLIALYAFVTNRTTIGRRIYALGGNEKAAKLSGIKTERLTFLTFVNMGVLAGLAGLIFAARLNTATPKAGLGFELDVIAAVFIGGASATGGVGKVTGAVIGAFVMGVMNNGMSILGIGIDYQQVIKGLVLLAAVSLDVYNRKK
- the mmsA gene encoding multiple monosaccharide ABC transporter ATP-binding protein, which translates into the protein MNAILEMRGITKTFPGVKALDDVNITVKSGEIHALVGENGAGKSTLMKVLSGVYPHGSYSGQIVYEGQERRFKGIADSEELGIIIIHQELALVPLLSIAENIFLGNEQATYGVIDWSAVFARTKELLKVVGLDEAPDTLVTNIGVGKQQLVEIAKALSKRVKLLILDEPTASLNEKDSDALLNLLLQFKAQGISSILISHKLNEISKVADSITVLRDGGTVETLDCKAEAISEDRIIRGMVGRTMADRYPKRQADVGETIFQVENWSAYHPLHSNVQVVKNVNLSIRRGEIVGIAGLMGAGRTEFAMSLFGRSYGQNVSGRVLLRGKEIDVGTVEKAVANGIAYATEDRKTYGLVLEEDIRKNITLANLEGVSSRLVIDDIRELAVANDYRARMRIRSANVFQEAVNLSGGNQQKVVLSKWLFSDPEILILDEPTRGIDVGAKYEIYTIINGLAEAGKGVLLISSEMPELLGMCDRIYVMNEGAIIAELDVAEASQEKIMHAIVKSGRR
- a CDS encoding FadR/GntR family transcriptional regulator: MVLANDLQKPARTRSAHDLVAHGIGQNIMRGRFPVGSILPGDAELMELFGVSRTALREALKTLAAKGLIESKTKVGTKVLDRNNWNMFDADILEWHLELGVDAKFLGWLFEIRQTLEPFACATAALRRSLKQLEHMRSALQAMYGCATNRQGFTKADLAFHQAILEASGNPFLQSIGSVIGAALATSFTISSPVSSDDSFRKVMEQHQSVFDAIERQAPLAASQAMSALIMQAAERIRIKHGQDALTCIETHAFSSD